The genomic window CTTTATCCGTTGACCCAACCGTAGTGCAAACTTTAGCCCCTTTCAGTTTAGCTAATTGAATAGCCACATGACCAACACCCCCAGCACCCCCATGAATTAGCACAGTTTGTCCTGGGCTTAATCTCGCTCGATCATACAGTGCTTCCCAAGCAGTAATCAGCACTAACGGGGCGGCCGCTGCCTCTGGGAAGGATAAGGTGGTCGGTTTTAGGGCCACTCGATGTTCTTCGACTACTGCATACTCAGCATAATTACCAGTTCGGGTTTTACCGAGTCCACCCGCACAAAAATAGACCTCATCCCCTCGTTGAAACCTGGTTACTTCTGAGCCGATCGCTTCAACGATACCAGCCCCGTCACAGCCCAAAACGGCGGGCATTTCTTCAGGATAAAAGGTTCCCCGTTGTCGTAGTTTAGTATCAATGGGGTTAATACCGGCTGCTTTGAGCTTAATAAGAAGGGCTGTGGGACTTTCAAGGGTGGGTTGAGGAATTTCTGTCAAGGTTAAAACATCAGGGTCGCCTGATGCTGTCATCAGAATCGCTTTCATAAGTTAATTGGTTGACCGCTTTTTGCTCATTCTAGAGTACGGGGTTGTCCCTTGAAAACTATTATTAGATCAGGGTTTGACCTTGGTTGGAAAAATTTTAAGTAAAGATTTGTTGCCGTTGCTTGAATTAATTGCTAAACTATGATTGATGGGTTCGGCTTTCGTCCACGCTCGTAAAGGAGACATACTATCAATGCTCTACAATTGTAAACCTTTATTGTCTTTACCATCTGCCGAGTAGTCACAGATTTTTTATTATCATCAATTAACTAGGTCACAGGACGCTTCTTAATCTAACCATTATCCTCTTTTCCCATGAGGTCGATTCGGGGAAATGATGATATTTATGGGTGTTCCCTACCTTAATTTGTACAAACAATGTACTTAATCCCTGAATTATAGCTTATTTTCTCCTCTCTTGAGGAAGGAAGTGGTGTTGTGTGACCTGTTGTTTCATAGGTTCAATTTTTTATTCCTGTCTTGGTTAAGAACAAGGATGCAATGTAATGTCGTCCGTTTGAAAGAGACAGGGCATGAAGGAGGTGTTTTTTATGAATATACAAGGAAAAACAGCCCTAATCACTGGGGCATCCCGTGGCATTGGCCGTGCGATCGCCTTAGAATTAGCCCGAAATGGAATCAAACGCCTCTTATTAGTTGCCCGTAACGAAAACAAGTTACTCGATGTATCCGCAGACATCAAAGGTTTTGGCGTAGAGGTGATTATTTTGCCCCTTGATCTCACTAAGGTTGCAGTGGTCAATAAGACGATCAGTCAAGCATGGCGAAATCATGGTCCCATTGATATCTTAGTCAACTGTGCCGGAGTTGCCCATCAAACGCCTTTTCTGCATACTAATTTCTCCCAAGTACAAGCAGAATTATCGGTTAACCTCATGGCCACTTACCAGATGACTCGATTAATTGCAAAACGCATGGCTTATCGTCAACAAGGTACCATCGTCAATGTCTCTAGTTTAATGGGGAAAATTGCTGCCCCCACCATGGCCACCTATTCTGCCACAAAATTTGCCCTTTTAGGCTTTACTCAGGCATTACGGGGAGAATTAGCCCCTTACAATATTCGAGTGGTTGCTTTATTACCGTCTTTAACGGATACGGATATGGTACGGGGGTTAGACTGGTTTCGCTTTATGAAACCCGTTTCTCCGAAAAAAGTTGCCCAAAGTTTAATCAAGGGATTACAAAAAGATACCCCAGAAATATTAGTGGGATGGCAGAGTTACCTGGCGGTTTGGGGACAAAGGTTAGCACCGAGACTAATTGAACAATTTACCATAATGACTGCTCCTTTATCTCAAAAACCACACTCATCTAATTTGAATTCTTTTCGGTTAAATTGATAACCTAGTATCAGTATCACCACAGGGTGGGCATTGTCCACCCTGATTATAAACATATGAAAAATTGGCTTTTAACTTCAATCATCGGTTTCACTTCTATTAATTTTCCTCTTTTCCAGACAACAGTATTAGCACAAAACAATGACATTAACACTCTACTAAAAGACACAATTTATTATCTACCTGATGGAGAAGCGATTACTTTATCAGGGGGTCGTTATGAAACTGAAAATAAAGTTTTTGTTTTAAGCGAAAGAGTAGCGATCGCAGATATTAATAATGATCAATTTCAAGATTTCTTTGTGATTTTAACTGAACTGCAACAAGGAATTGAGCTTAATAATTATATTGCTGTTTTATTAGGTAATAATGATCAACAACTTGACAATGTAGATACTCTCTTTATTGATAATGAAATAGATATGGAAAATCTAACCTGGACAGAGCAAATTTTAACCGTAGAATTTATGGCTAATTCTCCTGATCGACAGAAAAAATTACAGTATCATTTTGATCTTGATTCAGAAACGTTAATTCCCTTGACCTTAGAAACAGAAAAGAAACCAGGAGACATTTTTATTAGAGAACCAGATATTATCAAACCAGATTTTAATAATAATGAAGAAAATCCTAGTATACGCATACAATTGTAACTATCCATCTATTGCAAACGTTGATAAGCGTCAATTACTTGTTTTGCGATCGCTGACCAACTATACTTATCTTTAACTAATTGATAAGCGTTTTTTCCTCTTTCTTCTCTGGTTTGAGGGGATAAAATGGCAGTTTCTAAAGCATTGCTTAAAGCATCAATATCTAAAGTTGTTACCCAACCTGCTTGATAAGTTTCAACATCAGGCCAAATATAAACCCCTTGAGAAATAACAACAGGGGTTTTAACAGCCATGGCTTCAGCGACAGCAATACCAAAGTTTTCGTAATAAGACGGTAAGATAAACACATCAGCATCTTGTAGTAAACCTAATTTCAACTCTCCTTTCACAAACCCTGTAATAGTTGTATAGTTCGCTAAAATAGAATCATTAATTTGTTGTGTTATCTTCTTTTCATAAACAGGATCTTGAGGATTAGAACCAGCTAAAACTAAATGAAACTTAAGCCCTTTTTTGATTAATTTTTGGGTAGCTTCGATTAAGAAATTCAATCCTTTTTTTGGATCAATACGAGACATAAATAAGAGTAAAGGAACATCATCAGCAATACCTAAACTGTGCCTTGTTTCTCCTTTTTTGGGTAAATTATCAGGAATATTAACCCCCAAAGGAATAATTAAATCTTGGGTTTTGACTCCATAACGATAGGAAATATTCGCCTCTTCTTCTGTTGTAAAATGTATGGCTGCACAACCAGCAATATTAGGGCGTTCTAGAAGGTTTCCATAAATTTGCTTTAAACGTCGTTTTTTCTTGAGATCAGCCGGATCAAGGGTTCCTAGGGGTCGTAGAATGTACGGTAATTTCTGATACCTAGCGATGGTTGCTGCTGCGGTGGTAACAGGGGAAAATAACGCATGACAATGAGCAATATCATACTCTTTTGCGTGTTGATTTAACCATTGCAATAAAGGAAGCGAAAACTTATAACGACGAAAGGGAGAACAGGGAAAATAGATAATATTGTAGCCGTCTTGTTCAACAGGAATTCCTAAAGGAACATCTAAGGGTTCTTGTCCGGTATCTCCATTAGAATTAGTGGTTAAGATAGTAACATCTATCCCTGCTTTAGCTAAAGCAGTAGAAAGACCTAAAACCATTTGAGACGGACCACCATAAATTAAAGAGATTGACGGTACAATTTGTAGAACTTTCATGACTGATAGCTTTAATAATGCACCGATTTTATCAGAAAAATATGCCTCTCTAAATTTTACTCTGGTTTGAGAACAAGACTATTTTATAAACAAATCTTCAGTAGCGTGCGTTAGGCAGATTAGAATTTTTTGAGATAAGCTACCATTTTGTTAGAGACGTAATGCGCTACAATCCATATTTGTGGTGCATTGCGCCACGCTAATACACTCTACAATTATTTTAAAAATATCAGGTTTTTGAAAATAGCTTTAAGAGACTATTTGTAAAGAAAAAAGGTAGAGGAAGCAGAAAAGGCAGAGTACGAAATCAAAACTCAAGTTCAGGGAGTTTGACAAAAAGGACAAGATAGATGATGCTTATTACCCAGATATAATAGGCTCAATTATACAGTTGCGGCAGAGGGATGACTTACCAGCGCGTATTACTCAAACTTAGCGGTGAAGCCCTAATGGGAAACCTGGGCTATGGCATTGACCCCAAAGTCGTCGCCGACATTGCTCAAGAAATTAAAGATGTCATTGATCATGGCATTCAATTAGCGATCGTTGTGGGTGGGGGCAACATTTTTCGAGGCGTAAAAGCAGCCTCAGCCGGCATGGATCGAGCAACCGCCGACTATGTGGGTATGATCGCCACTGTCATGAATGCAATGACGTTGCAAGATGCCCTGGAACAAATGGGGGTTCCCACCAGGGTATTAACGGCGATCGCCATGCAGGAAGTGGCTGAACCCTATATCCGTCGTCGTGCGATCCGTCATCTTGAAAAAGGGCGGGTCATTGTTTTTGGGGCGGGTTCAGGGAATCCTTTTTTTACCACCGATACCACAGCAGCCCTCAGAGCAGCAGAAATTGACGCAGAGGTGGTGTTTAAAGCGACTAAGGTGGATGGAGTCTACGACTGTGATCCCCAGTTAAACCCTAACGCCCGTCGCTATGAAAGCTTAACCTATAGCCATGTGTTGGCTCATGATTTACGGGTGATGGATGGGACAGCGATCGCCCTTTGTAAAGAAAACGATATCCCGATAATTGTCTTCGATCTCTCGGTCCCAGGGAACATTGTTCGAGCAATTAAAGGTGAGTCTGTTGGAACCATTGTAGGAGGTTTCTGTGATGTTAGATGACCTTAAAGAAAATATGCAAAAATCCGTTGAGGCGACTCAGCGATCGTTTAATACCATTCGCACAGGAAGAGCCAATGCTTCTATCCTCGATCGTGTAACGGTGGAGTATTATGGCACGGAAACTCCTTTATATCAGTTGGCTAATATTAGCACCCCAGATGCCACTACTATCATGATCCAACCCTATGATAAGGGAAGTATGGGGCAAATTGAAAAGGCAATTCAGATGTCTGATGTAGGATTAACGCCTAATAATGACGGTCAAGTGATTCGTCTTAATATTCCTCCTTTAACCGAGGAACGACGCAAAGATTTAGTGAAATTGGCGAGTAAAATGGCTGAAGAGGGTAAAGTGGCTATTAGAAATATTCGTCGGGATGCCATCGATGATGTTCGTAAACAGGAAAAAAATAGCGACATTTCTGAGGATGAATCTCGTGGCTTACAAGATGATATCCAAAAAGTAACGGATCAGTTTACTGACAAAATTGATGAGTTATTAGCAGCTAAGGAAAAGGATATTATGACAGTCTAAATTATTCAATTAATGACTTTAATTTTTTGAAGTCCGCTATCGGCGGGCTTTTTGTGTGATTTGGTAAACTCTTAAGAAACACATTTAATATCTTTGTTTTGGTTCTTTTTTGCTCCTCCTATTAATAGAATTGCGATTTTTTTACCCATTATACCGTAGTAAATGTGATACCCTGATCCAAAAAAAACTTAACTCATAAACTCTTTCTCCTACCTTTTTATAGTCTCCAAAGTTTCATAAACTAATGTTCTCTCGATTTTTCAAATAAAATGATATCATAATCAAAAAGAAGACTAAATGTTAAATGCTACATAATTTAGGCGATCGCTTTTGGATAAAAAATGCTCATATTCCTTTCTGTTTGTTGGAAAATATTTCTATTGAACCCCAGACAAGAGAACAATTATGTCATGTAGATTTAGAAATTAATCAAAATAAAATTATTAATATTATTCCTCACACTTCTAAACTTCCAGAATATCCCTATATTGATGTAAAAAAAGGAATTATTTTTCCTTGTTTTCTTGATAGTCATACTCACCTAGATAAAGGACATATTTGGGAGCGATCTCCTAACCTTTCAGGAACCTTTAAAGAAGCATTAAATACGGTTAAAAAAGATGCTCAAAATAACTGGAAATCTGATGATATTCATCGACGTATGGAATTTGGATTACAATGCAGTTATGCCCAAGGAACTATAGCGATTAGAACCCATTTAGATGCGTTTGGCGAACAAGCAAAGATGAGTTTTGATATATTTAAACAGTTAAAAGATAAATGGCAAAATAAACTAACGTTACAAGCTGTTTCCTTAGTGTCTTTAGATTACTTTTTAAGCCAAGAAGGGGAAAAATTAGCTGATTTAGTAGCTGAGTACGGACAAATTTTAGGGGGCGTTGCCTACATGAACCCTGAAATTGATCAACAATTAGACCGAGTTTTTATTTTAGCTAAAGAAAGAGATTTAGACTTAGATTTTCATGCCGATGAAACCAAAGATTCCGATTCAATTTGTTTAAAAAAAATTGCCCAAACAGCCATTAAACATC from Crocosphaera subtropica ATCC 51142 includes these protein-coding regions:
- the pyrH gene encoding UMP kinase, translated to MTYQRVLLKLSGEALMGNLGYGIDPKVVADIAQEIKDVIDHGIQLAIVVGGGNIFRGVKAASAGMDRATADYVGMIATVMNAMTLQDALEQMGVPTRVLTAIAMQEVAEPYIRRRAIRHLEKGRVIVFGAGSGNPFFTTDTTAALRAAEIDAEVVFKATKVDGVYDCDPQLNPNARRYESLTYSHVLAHDLRVMDGTAIALCKENDIPIIVFDLSVPGNIVRAIKGESVGTIVGGFCDVR
- the hpsP gene encoding hormogonium polysaccharide biosynthesis glycosyltransferase HpsP; its protein translation is MKVLQIVPSISLIYGGPSQMVLGLSTALAKAGIDVTILTTNSNGDTGQEPLDVPLGIPVEQDGYNIIYFPCSPFRRYKFSLPLLQWLNQHAKEYDIAHCHALFSPVTTAAATIARYQKLPYILRPLGTLDPADLKKKRRLKQIYGNLLERPNIAGCAAIHFTTEEEANISYRYGVKTQDLIIPLGVNIPDNLPKKGETRHSLGIADDVPLLLFMSRIDPKKGLNFLIEATQKLIKKGLKFHLVLAGSNPQDPVYEKKITQQINDSILANYTTITGFVKGELKLGLLQDADVFILPSYYENFGIAVAEAMAVKTPVVISQGVYIWPDVETYQAGWVTTLDIDALSNALETAILSPQTREERGKNAYQLVKDKYSWSAIAKQVIDAYQRLQ
- a CDS encoding cytosine deaminase; translation: MLHNLGDRFWIKNAHIPFCLLENISIEPQTREQLCHVDLEINQNKIINIIPHTSKLPEYPYIDVKKGIIFPCFLDSHTHLDKGHIWERSPNLSGTFKEALNTVKKDAQNNWKSDDIHRRMEFGLQCSYAQGTIAIRTHLDAFGEQAKMSFDIFKQLKDKWQNKLTLQAVSLVSLDYFLSQEGEKLADLVAEYGQILGGVAYMNPEIDQQLDRVFILAKERDLDLDFHADETKDSDSICLKKIAQTAIKHQFENKIACGHCCSLAQQSEQLVQETIKLVKEANINVISLPLCNLYLQDRTPKQTPKWRGVTDVHALKKQGIPVIFASDNCRDPFYGFGNHDGLEILKESVRICHLDTPYDNWVTAVNKIPAQLMKLPNLGIIGIGVNADLVIFKARYFSELFARPQSDRQVMRQGKLIDTTLPDYSQLDELIFPYQR
- a CDS encoding zinc-dependent alcohol dehydrogenase family protein, with the translated sequence MKAILMTASGDPDVLTLTEIPQPTLESPTALLIKLKAAGINPIDTKLRQRGTFYPEEMPAVLGCDGAGIVEAIGSEVTRFQRGDEVYFCAGGLGKTRTGNYAEYAVVEEHRVALKPTTLSFPEAAAAPLVLITAWEALYDRARLSPGQTVLIHGGAGGVGHVAIQLAKLKGAKVCTTVGSTDKARLVRQLGADEPILYKQTDFVESVLSWTDGQGVDVAFDTVGGQTFFHTCDAVKVYGDLVTILQPDPTIGNLKVARTRNLRLSLELMLTPALMELKEGQSHQTSILEQCATFIDEGKLTLHLSQTFPLEEVVAAHQALETGSNTGKIVLTIA
- a CDS encoding SDR family NAD(P)-dependent oxidoreductase; protein product: MNIQGKTALITGASRGIGRAIALELARNGIKRLLLVARNENKLLDVSADIKGFGVEVIILPLDLTKVAVVNKTISQAWRNHGPIDILVNCAGVAHQTPFLHTNFSQVQAELSVNLMATYQMTRLIAKRMAYRQQGTIVNVSSLMGKIAAPTMATYSATKFALLGFTQALRGELAPYNIRVVALLPSLTDTDMVRGLDWFRFMKPVSPKKVAQSLIKGLQKDTPEILVGWQSYLAVWGQRLAPRLIEQFTIMTAPLSQKPHSSNLNSFRLN
- the frr gene encoding ribosome recycling factor — its product is MLDDLKENMQKSVEATQRSFNTIRTGRANASILDRVTVEYYGTETPLYQLANISTPDATTIMIQPYDKGSMGQIEKAIQMSDVGLTPNNDGQVIRLNIPPLTEERRKDLVKLASKMAEEGKVAIRNIRRDAIDDVRKQEKNSDISEDESRGLQDDIQKVTDQFTDKIDELLAAKEKDIMTV